The genomic DNA TGACAAAGGCGCCACCGTCGTGGTGCAGGTTGTTGCTGATGGTCCCCTGAATGCCGTCCTGGTAGGTCAGCGCCCGATCGGGAACCTGCAGGCGGATGGCGGTATCGTCGGCGGTGGACACAGCGGCGCTGATGCCGGGATGGTTATGATTGAGGGTGGCCAGCTGTTTGCGGGTCAGGCGGCAGTGGAAGGCATGGCCGCTGTTGAGCAGGGTCTCCACGGCATGCTGATAGGCACTATGCCGTTGGCTTTGGTAACGCACCGGGCCATCCCAATACAGCCCGAAGGTTTCCAGCTGACGCAGGATGGTATCGGCGGCGCCGGGCACTTCCCGGGGCGGATCCAGATCATCCACCCGCACCAGCCATTCACCGCCCGCATGGCGCGCTTCCAGCCAACTGGCCAACGCAGCCACCAATGACCCGAAATGCAGGGGGCCGGAGGGGGTGGGGGCGAAACGTCCGCGATAGGTCATAAAGGCAGTGAACAGTGAATAGTGAACAGTTAACAGCGGCGCGCCATGCCTGTGTGAGGAGTTTAAACGCAAGAAGCCGCGCACAAGGGCTGGGCGCGGCTTCAGGCGTTTCAGGAACAACAGTCCGCTATCGCGAGCTGTTAACTCTTCACTGGTTTATCCGGCCAGCTGCTTTTCCTTGATCTCCGCCAGTTCCTTGCAGTCGATGCACAGGTCGGCGGTGGGGCGAGCTTCCAGTCGGCGGATGCCGATTTCGATGCCGCAGGCTTCGCAGAAGCCGTAATCGTCCTTGTCCACCAGATCCAGGGTCTTCTCGATCTTCTTCAGCAGCTTGCGCTCGCGGTCGCGGGTACGCAGCTCCAGGGCAAACTCTTCTTCCTGGGTGGCGCGGTCAGCGGGGTCGGGCAGGTTGGCCTGTTCGTCCTGCAGGTGGTGCATGGTGCGATCCGCTTCTTCCATCAACTCCTGGCGCCAGGCCAGCAGGATCTGGCGGAAGTGCTCGCGTTGCTTCTCGTTCATGTATTCCTCGTTCTTGGCCGGCATGTAGGGCTTGAAGCCATGCATTTGGGCCTGGGAAGAGGATGAGGCGGTTTTCTTTTTCACGTTTGCTTTTACCTGAGCAGAAGTAGTGGATCGGCTCGGCGAAGTCCCTTTGCCGGCAGTCGCGGTCCGTGCGTTACCGGTGTTCGATGCGTCTCTGGCAGCGGCACGGGCCGCTGCGGATGCCTTCCCGGAGGTGGGCAGTTTTGTTCTGGGTGCAGCCGGTGCTGCTTTTTTGGCTGCCGGTTTTCTGGCAGCGGGCTTGCTGGCCTTCGCCGGTTTGGCGCTGGCAGCGGTTGACTGGGTTTTGCCTGCGGCCGGCTTTGCCGCTGGCTTGCTGGCTGCCTTTTTGGTGGCAGGCTTGCTGGCCGGTGCCTTCGCAGCGGCTTTTTTGGCCGGCGCTTTTTTTACGGCCGCTTGCTTTGCAGCAGGCTTTGCAGCCGTTTTGGTTGTGGCTGCTTTTTTGGCCGGTGCCGGTTTCTTGGCGACGGCTTTCTTGGGAGTGGCTTTCTTCACAGAGGCCTTCTTGGCCGGCGCCTTTTTAGCGGCAGGCTTGGTAGCGGGTTTCTTTACGGCAGCTTTTTTTGCTGCGGTTTTGGCTGGGGCCTTTTTGGCCGCAGGCTTTGCAGCCACCTTTTTCACTGCGGCTTTTTTTGCCGGGGCCTTTTTTGCAGCAGCCTTCTTGGCTGGCGCTTTGCGGGCAGCAGTGGATGAGGTGGCTTTCTTGCTGCTGGAAGCAGACCCGGAGGTTTGTTTTTTAGCCGCCTTTTTCGGGGCTTTCTTTTTGCCGGTGGCCATTTTTATTAACTCCCTTAGCATCTTCTCGACTCTCTATCCTGTCCCACTATCCCTGGGGCCCGCTTGATATAACCAGGTACGGGCGTAATGTAATCTTTGACCTTACCCCTTCCGGGTAAGTCTTGTCACCAGTTGGTGAAAATCTGGCCGATTATAGCCATGCCACCCTTATAGGAAAGAGGAATCTTGTGATAACGCTGTCGCATTTCGCCCAACAGATCCCGCCTTTTCACGTTATGGCACTGCTGGAGCGAGCCCAACAACTGGCAGCCCAGGGCCACGATGTGATCCATCTGGAAGTGGGCGAGCCGGATTTTGAAACTCCGACGCCGGTGCTGGAGGCCATTGCCGGGGCAACCCGTGATCGGGGAACCGGTTACACGCCGGCTGCCGGGCTGCCCGCTTTGCGCCAGGCCATTGCGGATGATTACCAGGAGCGTTTTGGCGCTACCGTATCACCGGCACGGATCGTGGTGACGCCGGGCGCTTCCGGGGCCCTGCAGCTGGCGCTGGCGGCCCTGATCAATCCAGGGGACGGTGTCCTGCTGTGCGATCCGGGCTATCCCTGTAATCGCCAGTTCGTGAATCTGGTGGGGGGTAAGCCGCAGCCGGTGGTATTAAAGGCGGACAATCATTTCACTCTGACTGCCAACGAGCTGCTGGAGGCCTGGCAGCCGGATACCCGTCTGGCCATGGTGGCCAGCCCGGATAATCCCACCGGCAACATGCTGTCGCTGAATAGCCTGCAGGCCATGGCCGAGGGCGCCGTGCAGAAAGGCGGCCTGCTACTGGTGGATGAAATCTATCAGGGGCTTTGTTACCGGGGGCCGGCGGAATCCGTGCTGTCGCGTACCGATCAGGTGATGGTGATCAACAGCTTCAGTAAATATTTCTGTATGACCGGCTGGCGGCTGGGCTGGCTGGTGGCGCCGGAACCGCTGGTGCCGGCCATCGAGCGGCTGGCACAGAACCTGTTTCTGGCGCCCTCCACGCCGGCACAATACTGTGCGCTGGCTGCGCTGCAGGAACCGGCGCTGACCATCCTGGAGCAGCGTCATCAGCTGTTTGCCCGCCGTCGTCAATGCCTGCTCAATGGCCTGGCTCATTTGAAACTGCCGGTAGTCTCCAATGCGGATGGTGCCTTTTATGTGTATGTGGATGTGAGTGCCTGGACCGATGACAGCTTCGCTTTCTGTGCGGACCTGCTGGAAAAGGAAAAGGTGGCCATGACGCCGGGGCTGGATTTCGGTGATGGCCATGATCACCATCGCTATGTTCGCCTGGCCTATACCTGTGCCGAGTCCCGTCTTGTTGATGCCCTGCACCGGTTGGGCCACTACCTGGAGTCCCTGTGAAGTTTGATCCTCCCCTGGAAAGGGTCACCCTGCTGCGTCGCTACAAGCGTTTCATGGCCGATGTGGTGCGCGCTGATGGCAGCGAAATTACCGTGCACTGCCCCAATACCGGGTCCATGAAAAACTGCGTGCTGGGCGAGCCCCAGCAGGCGCTGATTTCCGACAGCGGTAATCCCAAACGCAAATATCGCCATACCCTGGAAGCCCTGCAGGTGGGTCATGGCCATTGGGCGGGGGTGAATACCAGCCGGCCCAATGCGCTGGTGGAAGAAGCCATTCGTGCCGGTGAGGTTGCCGAGCTGGGCCCCGGCAGCGGGGTGCAGCGGGAAGTGAAATACGGCGACAGCCGCTTTGATCTGGCCCTGGGCGAGCGCAGCGATCCGCATGCCTTTGTGGAAGTGAAAAACGTCACCCTGGGCCCCGGCCCGAATGATCCTGATGACGGTGTCATTGCCTTCCCGGATTCCGTCACCGAGCGGGGCCAGAAGCATCTGTTGACACTGATGGAGGTGGTGGCGTCCGGCAAGCGGGCGGTGCTGTTTTTCTGTGTGCAGCACAGTGGTGCACTGGCCGCCCGGCCGGCGGACGAAATTGATGCCCGCTATGGGGAGCTGTTACGCGAAGCGGTGGAAAAGGGGGTGGAAGTGCTGGCGTGGAAGGTGGCGTTATCGCCAGACGGCTTTCGGCTGGAACACCCCTTGCCGATTCAGTTGTAGGCGTTCCTCTCGAGGGACGAACCACGCGTCAGCGTGGAAAGCACCTGCAAGGCCAGCAACGTCGTTTCTGTGAACCAGGGCGTCTCTAGAGTGACCTGGCAGCCCCTGCCTCGCCTTTTCCCTCGCCGGGGCTCGGGGTCGTCCCTCGAGAGGAACTCCTACAGCAGCGGCTTTAGACAACACGGTGCCAACCCTATCGCGCCGCGAGCGACGCTCCTACGGAAACGCGTTTTCCTCTACAGCAGGGTTTGCAAATTGCGCAGTTGCTGCTGCAACAGTTCCGTCTGGTCGCGCCAGTAGCTCATGGATTCAAACCAGGGGAACGCTGGCGGGAAGGCCGGATCGTCCCAGCGTCTGGCCAGCCAGGCGTCGTAGCAGATGATGCGCCGGGTGCGTAGCGGCTCGATCAGGGCGGTCTGTTGCCAGGGAAAGGGCAGGAAGGTGTCGTAGCCGCGGGCCAGCACTCGCAGCTGGTGTTGTTGCTCATCCTGTTCACCGGACAGCAACATCCAGATGTCCTGCATGGCCGGGGCGCGCAAGCTGTCGTCCAGATCCACGAAATGTGGGCCGTTGTCGCGCCACAGGATGTTGCCGGTATGGCAGTCGCCATGGACGTTGAGCAGCGGGAATTCCACCTCGGCAAGCCGCTGTTCAATCTGCTCCAGCAGTTGGCCGCAGGCATCGCGGTACTGGCTGCGATAATTCAGGTCCACCACCTCATTGATCAGGAAGGTGCTGGCGGCACGAATGTCAGCCACCGGGTCCATGGTGTGGCGGAGCTGATAGGGCCGGTCACTGCCGCAGGCATGCCAGCGGGCCAGGGTGCGGCCCAGCTGTTCCAGGTGGTTGTCGTTATCCAGTTCCGGCGCATGGCCGCCGGCTCTGCGGAACACCGCAAAGGCGAAGCCGTCGCAGTGGAACAGGGTGGTGCCGTTCTTTTCGATGGGGGCCACCACCGGCAGGTCCCGTTCCACCAGAAAAAGGCTGAAGGCGTGCTCTTCCAGGATCTGTTCGTCGCTCCAGCGCTGTGGGCGGTAGAACTTGACGATCACCGGTGGGCCGTCTTCCTGGCCCACCTGGTATACCCGGTTCTCGAAGCTGTTCAGTTGCAGCAGGCGGCCGTCGCTGAGGAAGCCGGCGGCGTCCACGGCGTCGAGCATGTAATCCGGGGTGAGGTCATCAAAGGGATGGCTCATAAGCGGCTCAGGCCGGCACCTCGACGTGACCCAGCCACACTTCGTCACCACGTACTTCCAGTGGTACCGGGATCAGCTTGTCGCCACTACAGGGGCCGGACAGGCAGTCGCCGCTATCAATCTCGAACAGGGCGCCGTGGTTGGCGCACATGATGAACTGGTTGTCGCTGTCCATGAACTGGTCGGGCATGAAGTTCAGTTCGATGCCCAGGTGCGGGCACCAGTTGATGAAGGCGCGGACCAGGCCGTCGTGTTTGACCACGACTACCGGCTGGCCGTCTTTCTCGAATTCCCGGGCGCTGTCGTCAGGGATGTCGGTCAGGTTGCAAACGTGTTCCATGAAATCAATTACCTAAAATGTCTTGGCGAATCTGCTGGTGGGTGTCGGCGCTCAGGCGCGGCCCGAATTCGGTGACCAGGCGGGCGGCGGCAGCGGCAGCGAGCTTGCCGGCAGCGGCAAAATCATGGCCATGGGTGATGGCATACAGGAAGGCCCCGGCAAACATGTCGCCGGCACCATTGCTGTCGATGGCTTTGACCGGCAAGGGGGCAATGCTGTGGGTCTGCTCACCATCCCATACCAGCGCGCCTTCGGCGCCCAGGGTGATGACTGCAGAGCGGCATACGCTCTTGAGTTTTTCCAGAGCGGCCTCGGGGCTGTCGGTATCCGTGTAGCTGGTGGCTTCCGCGTCGTTGCAGAACAGCAGGTCCACACCGTCGCCGAGCATGTCGGTGAGGCCGTCCCGGAAGAACTGCACCATGGCCGGATCGGAGAACGTCAGTGAGGTTTTGACACCATGCTTCTCGGCCAGTTGGCGCAGTTTAATGGCCGCCGCCCGGGAGCTGTCGCCGCTGACCAAGTACCCTTCCAGATACACATAGTGGCTGGCGGCGATGGCGGCTTCGTCCAGCTCCGCCTCGGACACCTGGCTGGAAATGCCCAGAAAGGTGTTCATGGTGCGCTCTGCGTCCGGGGTCAGCATCACCAGGCACTTGCCGGAGATACCACTCTCGCGGTTGCCGTTCATATTGGTGTCCACGCCGGCGGCAGTCAGGTCGTTGACGAAGATGTCGCCGGTGGCGTCGTCGGCTACCTTGCAGGCGTAGTAGCTGTTGCCGCCGAAGTAGCGGGTGGCCACCACAGTGTTGCAGGCGGAGCCGCCACTGGTCTGCTTGTGGGGCTCGGCTTCGTCGGCCAGGGCGGCAATCAGTTCCGCCTGGCGGGCTTCGTCCACCAGTGTCATCAGGCCCTTGCCCACATCCATGCGCTGGAGAAAGGCGTCGCTGACCTCGATTTCCGTATCCACCAGGGCGTTGCCGAGGGCATAAACGTCGTATTTTTTCGTCATGGAGACTCCGTGTTCTGGTTCAGGCAAGAGGCAAGGCGGCTATTATGGGCGCCCCGAGTCTGGTTGCAAAATTTACTCAAATTCCCGTGAAGGGAACGGATACGTCCATAGAGACTCATAAAACACTCACACTTTTCTCTATACTCCGGCCCATGGCAAAAAAAGCGAAAAAGTCCCCCGCACGATCGCGGCGGCAACCGAATCGAAAAAAACGCAGCAGCGGACAACAACGTCGCTGGTTCAGCTGGTCCTTTGTGGGCAAGGCAGCGTTGGTGTGCCTGGTGCTGGGAGCGGCAGGACTGGCCTACCTGGATGCGCTGGTCCGCGAGCGTTTTGACGCCCATGTCTGGCAATTGCCGGCGGGTGTATGCCCGACCAGTAGAGCTTTATGAAGGCCGCGTGCTGTCCCGCGAGGATATGCTCAAGTTGCTGGATTTGATGCGCTACCGTCGCGACTCGCGGGGGCTACCACCCCAGG from Alcanivorax sp. includes the following:
- the gluQRS gene encoding tRNA glutamyl-Q(34) synthetase GluQRS; this translates as MTYRGRFAPTPSGPLHFGSLVAALASWLEARHAGGEWLVRVDDLDPPREVPGAADTILRQLETFGLYWDGPVRYQSQRHSAYQHAVETLLNSGHAFHCRLTRKQLATLNHNHPGISAAVSTADDTAIRLQVPDRALTYQDGIQGTISNNLHHDGGAFVIRRRDGLFGYQLACALDDADDGITHVLRGADLLDSTLRQRWLLECLGRPAPDYAHLPVVTDGRDLKLSKSAGSQALDPALASQLLTAALRCMGLQPPSDLQGASPAALLAWGTAHYPDHQWPAGRQQPLPDELQVTS
- the dksA gene encoding RNA polymerase-binding protein DksA, which produces MHGFKPYMPAKNEEYMNEKQREHFRQILLAWRQELMEEADRTMHHLQDEQANLPDPADRATQEEEFALELRTRDRERKLLKKIEKTLDLVDKDDYGFCEACGIEIGIRRLEARPTADLCIDCKELAEIKEKQLAG
- a CDS encoding aminotransferase class I/II-fold pyridoxal phosphate-dependent enzyme; this translates as MITLSHFAQQIPPFHVMALLERAQQLAAQGHDVIHLEVGEPDFETPTPVLEAIAGATRDRGTGYTPAAGLPALRQAIADDYQERFGATVSPARIVVTPGASGALQLALAALINPGDGVLLCDPGYPCNRQFVNLVGGKPQPVVLKADNHFTLTANELLEAWQPDTRLAMVASPDNPTGNMLSLNSLQAMAEGAVQKGGLLLVDEIYQGLCYRGPAESVLSRTDQVMVINSFSKYFCMTGWRLGWLVAPEPLVPAIERLAQNLFLAPSTPAQYCALAALQEPALTILEQRHQLFARRRQCLLNGLAHLKLPVVSNADGAFYVYVDVSAWTDDSFAFCADLLEKEKVAMTPGLDFGDGHDHHRYVRLAYTCAESRLVDALHRLGHYLESL
- the sfsA gene encoding DNA/RNA nuclease SfsA yields the protein MKFDPPLERVTLLRRYKRFMADVVRADGSEITVHCPNTGSMKNCVLGEPQQALISDSGNPKRKYRHTLEALQVGHGHWAGVNTSRPNALVEEAIRAGEVAELGPGSGVQREVKYGDSRFDLALGERSDPHAFVEVKNVTLGPGPNDPDDGVIAFPDSVTERGQKHLLTLMEVVASGKRAVLFFCVQHSGALAARPADEIDARYGELLREAVEKGVEVLAWKVALSPDGFRLEHPLPIQL
- a CDS encoding serine/threonine protein kinase, translated to MSHPFDDLTPDYMLDAVDAAGFLSDGRLLQLNSFENRVYQVGQEDGPPVIVKFYRPQRWSDEQILEEHAFSLFLVERDLPVVAPIEKNGTTLFHCDGFAFAVFRRAGGHAPELDNDNHLEQLGRTLARWHACGSDRPYQLRHTMDPVADIRAASTFLINEVVDLNYRSQYRDACGQLLEQIEQRLAEVEFPLLNVHGDCHTGNILWRDNGPHFVDLDDSLRAPAMQDIWMLLSGEQDEQQHQLRVLARGYDTFLPFPWQQTALIEPLRTRRIICYDAWLARRWDDPAFPPAFPWFESMSYWRDQTELLQQQLRNLQTLL
- a CDS encoding Rieske 2Fe-2S domain-containing protein, which translates into the protein MEHVCNLTDIPDDSAREFEKDGQPVVVVKHDGLVRAFINWCPHLGIELNFMPDQFMDSDNQFIMCANHGALFEIDSGDCLSGPCSGDKLIPVPLEVRGDEVWLGHVEVPA
- a CDS encoding adenosine kinase encodes the protein MTKKYDVYALGNALVDTEIEVSDAFLQRMDVGKGLMTLVDEARQAELIAALADEAEPHKQTSGGSACNTVVATRYFGGNSYYACKVADDATGDIFVNDLTAAGVDTNMNGNRESGISGKCLVMLTPDAERTMNTFLGISSQVSEAELDEAAIAASHYVYLEGYLVSGDSSRAAAIKLRQLAEKHGVKTSLTFSDPAMVQFFRDGLTDMLGDGVDLLFCNDAEATSYTDTDSPEAALEKLKSVCRSAVITLGAEGALVWDGEQTHSIAPLPVKAIDSNGAGDMFAGAFLYAITHGHDFAAAGKLAAAAAARLVTEFGPRLSADTHQQIRQDILGN